CTGCTTTTGCGACTCGGGGATAGGCATGATGGTTGTTGTGCCAGCCTTCTCCGAAAGTCAGGAGCGCTGCCCACCAGAGGTTTCGCGAGCCATCTTCTGTCTCAAAGGTGCGATCGCCAAATAGGTGCGTGACTGAGTTGATCAGCCAGGTGGTGTGCCAAAGCAGGACGACTCGGACAAATACCCCATAGACTATAAAAGGCCAGCCTCCCAAAAGATAGAGAAGTCCTGCCAGGGGAATTTGCAAAAGTAGAAAATAGCGATCGAGCCAGGTATAGAAAGGATCGCGTGCCAGATCAGGGGCATTCTTGCGATAGGTGTTGACGTCAAAGAACTCTGGCCGGGGATACAGAATCCAAAGAATGTGACTCCACCAGAAGCCGCGCCGCGCCGAGTAGGGATCTTTGTGGACGTCTTCGGTGAAGGCGTGGTGTAGGCGATGGCCTGCCACCCAAAAAATGGGTCCGCCCTGAAGTGCCAGCGCCCCCAAAAGGCCGAAAGTATACTCTAGCGGCTTGGGAACTCGAAGGCTGCGATGACTCAGGAGGCGGTGATACCCCAGACAGATGCCAATACTGCCGAACAACCAGTGTAAAAAAAGCATGACTCCTAAAGCGGACCAGGAAAAAAACCAGGGTGCTAGGAGTGCCAGGATGTGGAAGGCGCTGAAAAAAGCGACATTGCTCCAGCTTAAGACGAGAGATTGCTCACCGGTTGAGGCAGAGCTGGATAATTGAACAGACACGAATTCTCCTTGAAAATTTCAGGGCTGGTGCAGTGGTAACCACAAATGCTGTGGTGTTGGAAATGAAGTGCTAACGCAGCAGATATATAGGAAGGTCAGAGTTCACAGCGGTGATGTTGTGGTCAAACAAAACCCCAAAGCGTGTAATTGAATGTCTGTTTTCCTAACTGTCTTTGAGTGCGATAGGCCTGAGGGTCATTATATTGCCGTTATTGTTTCTTGATTATTCGCTCCGAAGATAACCCACTGCATCAAAGGAAACTGAGAGGATTTCCAGTTAGCTTCCATGGCCTGCCACTGCGGCTGTAGGTAGGACTTTTTTATTTTTAGGGAACATCTTCTGTTTTAGCAAAGGAAGTCAAAAATACTTAATTTTTTGGATAAAAATAAAATGGTGTTTATAACTTTTGGGTGATTGAAGAAAGAGGGTGTCAGGCAATCCTAAGGATAGAGGTTGTAAATACAATCCCCGTAGGAATTTACCTTTTTTCTTTTGGATTAAATGTGATAATGATTGACTCTGGCCGCCAGCAAAAAAGCTTTTTCGATCGCGTTTTTCGAGATGACGCGGGCAATATTGTGATTGCCCAAGTGCCTAATTTACCCATTCTTGTTTGGCTGGCTGCTTCGCTGCTGTCCTATGGCACCGCGAGTGGCAAGCTGCACCAAGGCTTGGCGGCGGTGGCCTTTGGGGCTTTGTTTACCTGGGCATGGCAAGAGCTCTTTGATGGGGTGAACTATTTTCGGCGATCGCTCGGTTTGGGGGTGCTGCTAGGGGCGATCGCCTGGCAGATCTATGGAGCCTGAGAATTAGCAGCGCCGAGCCAGATCATAACCAAAAAGCGATCGTTCTGCACTCTCTGCTTGCCCGAGGCATTGAAGGCTATCGCCCTGATTAGAAATTTTTAGAAACTTTTAAACTGCTTCTCCTTTCAGTGTCTGTTCGAAAGAGATGAGGCATCTAGATCAGGCATCTATATATTGGGAGAGTTTGCGCAAGTAGTAGAGACTGCTCTCGTGCGTGACTTCCCGGCGGTTGCGGAACGAATGTTCGCGGAAGACGGTCCTAGGAGCGTGTAGAGAACACTGTTTAACGCTACTAAGACTCAAGCACTATGCATTTGAACCAGGGTTGGCGGGTGGTCGGTTGCCTGGGATTGATGTTGCTCTGTACCGCTTCAATGCGCTCCATCCCTGGGGCAGTGGCGGAGTCCTCTCCTCCGGCGAGTTCTTCGACCGCAAAATGTGATGCTGAAGCGGGCCAGACCCTGGAACTACTGGCGCGGGATTTGGTGTATCGCAGTCAGGGATATGCTGCGGCGGGCCAGTTTGATCTGGCGGCGCGATCGCTCGAGCAGGCGCTGCTGATGGTGCCAGCGATCGGCGATCCCTTCGCGAAAACAGAGATGGTGGCGAACATCGCGGGTGAATCAGGGGGCCAGCCCAGCACGATGGAGCAAATGATTCTCCATGCGTCTAAAAGCCAGCAGAAAGAAATTTCTTTGGCGCTGTTACCAAAGATAGCGGCGGCCACCCAGGCGCTGGAGGGTGAGTATGGGGTGATCAATACCAAGCGGGCTATTTTGATCCGCCTGGCGCGCTACTATACGACCCTGGGGCAGACCGAGCAGGCGCGATCGCTGCTGGATGAGGCAGAGCAGCTGCTCGGGCGGTTGCAGGGAGATGGTTTCGGGCTGATCGCGGCTCCACTGGCTGAGGGATACGCGGCTGCGGGAGAGAAATCGGCGGCGATCGCGGTGCTGGATCGAGCGGTGCGGCAGACAGAGGCCATGAAGACCCAGGATCAAGGGTATCTGGCGGATATCTATCGGGCGATCGCCATCGGCTACGGAAAGGCCGGGGCAGAGCAGCCCGCTCAGCGAGCCGCTGAGCGCATTCAGGTGCCGGTGGTGAAAGCAAAGACGCTGGCGGCGATCGCGCGCCACCTGGCCCAGGCTGGCTCCCCCGCTGCGGCGGAGACGATGTTGACCCAGGCGCAGGATATTTTATCTACGCTGCCGGAGGGATCGCGATCGGATGCCATGGCTGAAGTCGCTTTGGCCTATGCCGAGAGCGGACAGTGGGAGAGTGCCCGAGAGAGAGTGGGCAAGATCTCTTCAGCAGAAGTCAAAATCCGCACGCTGGCAGAGCTCGCGTCGATCAGCCATCGCGCTAATCGGCCCGAACCCGCGACAACACTCATGGCAGATTTGGCGGCGATCGCCCGGACGATCTCTCCTTTTGATAATGGGGATAGTTTGCTGCGAGAGATCTCTAGCCAGTATGTAGCCAATCAGCAGTATGAGCTGGCGCTGGCGCTGAGCCAATCTCTAGATGAAAACCTGCGGCACGATCTCCTTCTCAAGCTGGTTGAAGAAGCCAGTGCAGCTGGAAAGTTTGCGATCGCCCAGCAAGCGGCTGAGGTGATTCCGCCGGGCTGGGAGAACCAGACGCGCTATATCAGCCTCAGGTCCCTGGCTGCGGGCTATGCCCAGGCGGGGCAGTATGACCAGGCGATTCAGCTGCTCACTCAGATCAAAGACAACAGCAACTATCCCAGTCAGTCTCTTGGGCGAGTTGCGATCGCCCAGGCCTACCGAGAAGAGGGCCAAGTCGATCGAGCCGCTGACCAGCTCACCCAGGCGCTGAAGGCGCTGGAAACGCTGGAAAATTCGCCAGCGAAACTGGAGGCCATGGGCGCGATCGCAGTGACGTTTGCGCAGATGCAGCAGTCATCGCAGGCTGCCGACGCCCAGGCCCGCGCTTTGGCGGTGGCGAAGGCGCTCAATCCCCAGGGCTCGACTTCCTATAGCGTGGAGCAGCTGCTGAGCCAGTCTCTCAAGGCCCAAGAATATCCGCTGGCCTTCCGGCTAGTAGAGGCGCTGGGGGACTCTGAGGAGCGCGATCGCCCCTTGCAGATGATCTTGCAGCAAATGCTGGATGCGGGAGAGCTGTCAGCGGTGTCAAAAGCCGCTGAGAAACTCTATAACCCCCATCAAAAAGTTGCTTTTTGGCTCAAGGTCGCAGACCATTACCGGGGAACCGGGCAGCCTGAGCCAGCGGCGGAAATTTTGGCCCAGGCCCTGGCGATCGCCCAAAATCTGACCGGCCCAGACGAAAATAGCTTTGCGGCGGCGGCCCAGATCGATCCGTCGATTCCGGTCAATGATGAGTTTGACCGAGGGAGTTTGCTCGAAGCGATCGCCCTCCGCTATGCAGAAATGGGCCGCCATGAGGCGGCTCGCCAAGCGGCGCAGTCCTTGCGATCGCCCCTGGATCAAGAGCGCCTGATTCAGCGTTTGGCCTGCTATCAAGGCTAGGGACTCAGGGAGCCCGCTTCGGGTCAAAAAAACTGCTTTTGGCGATCGCTGGAGGTGCTCCTCTGGCGATCGCTTTTGCTGGGACAGAGGGAATGTAAGGCTCCTGAGAACTGGAGGCTCGCGCCTGCGGGGCTGCGGGCGTCTGGGCTCGGGGGAGCCCTTCTGGCCAAAAAAAGCTAAAAAGACTAGAGGGCTGGGCAGTCTAGAGATATTCCTCTGCTGTGTCTTCTGGCACGGGTTTGGGTGCCTAGGCTCCCGCTGGAATGGATCCTTACCTTGCGTTCACGGTTGCTCATACATGCCCATCACCCATCCTATGGTTGGTACTTATCACCTTGAGCTTGTGCTGTTGTCACTGGCGATCGCGGTGATCGCGTCCTATAGTGCGCTGGATTTGGGCGGTCGGGTGAGGTCGGCGCGATCGTGGCTGCGGGCTTTGTGGCTGGTGGGGGGTGCGATCGCCATGGGGAGCGGCATCTGGTCCATGCACTTTGTGGCCATGCTGGCGTTTCAGTTGCCGGTGGCGGTCCAGTATGATGTCACGCTGACTCTGGGCTCGCTGGGGGTGGCGGTGCTGGCGTCGGGGTTTGGGCTGGTGCTGCTGGCTCGCCCCCGTATGGACTGGCTGGTGCTGGCGGGCGGCAGTCTCTCCATGGGGCTGGCGATCGCGGCGATGCACTATCTGGGAATGGCGGCGATGGGGCCGTCGGTGCGCCTGACCTACAATGCGGGCCTGGTGGGGCTGTCGGTGGCGATCGCCATTGGTGCGTCGGGGGCTGCCCTGGGCCTGGCGTTTCAGCTGCGACAGCAAACTGAGCAGCGCCTCATTTGGTACAAGCTCGGCAGCGCCTTGGTGATGGGGGTTGCCATCAGCGGTATGCACTATACCGGTATGCTGGCGACCTGCTTTCTTGCGCAGCCGGGGCCGCTGCCCTCGTCTAGTCCGGCTCTGGCCCCGTCGCTGTTGGCGGTCGGGGTGGGGGCGGCGAGCCTGTTTTTGCTGGCCTTGACCTTGGTGACGTCGCTGTTTGAGCAGCGCCTGGCGGCCCAGCGGCGGCGGGAGCAGACCCTGGTCGAAAGCGAAAACCGCTTTCGGCAGCTGATTCGAGAAATGCAGGTGGGGGTGCTGGTTCTCAATGTGGCTGGGGAGATCGTGGTGGCCAACCAGGCTGTCGAGCGGCTGCTCGAGCTGGATTTGACCGGTCAGGGGGGGAAGTCCTTTCAGGCGCTGGTGAGCCCGGTGTGGCAGCTGCTCCACGAAGACGAAACGCCCTTTTTGCCGGAGGAGTGGCCGATGGCGCGGGCGATCGCGACGGGGGAGCCAGTGCGGGATGTGGTGATGGGCCTAGCGCCGATCCAAGGGGGTGATCGCCGCTGGCTGCTGGTGCACACCGACCCCCACCGAGATGCGGGGGGCGCCCTGGAGCGGCTGGTGTGTACCCTCAGCGATATCACCGCCGAAAAGCAGGCTCAGGTGGCGCTGCGCCGCAGCGAGGAGCGCTTTGCCCTGGCGCTGGAGGGGGTGAATGACGGCATTTGGGACTGGAATCTGTCCACGGGGGAGGTTTACTATTCGCCGCGCTGGCAGCAAATGCTGGGCTACGACACGGTGGATCTCAATCCGTCCTTTGAGTCTTTTATGCAGCTGCTGCATCCGGAGGATCGGGCGGTGATTTTGGCGCAGATCGAGGCCTATTTTGCGCGCCAGATTCCGATCTATGAGGTGGAGTTTCGGGCGGCGCACTGCGATGGCTCCTACCGCTGGATTTTGGCGCGGGGGGCGGCGCTGTGGAATGACCAGGGCGTCCCCTACCGCATGGTGGGGTCTCACACGAATATCACCGATCGCAAGCTCGCTGAGGTGACGCTGTGCCAGCTGATCGAGAAGGAGCGAACGGTGGCCCGCATTGTCCAGCGGATGAGCCAGAGCCTGGAGCCGGCGGTGATTTTTCGCTCGATGACGGAGGAGCTGCGCAGCGCGCTACAGTGCGATCGCGTGCTGGTGGGGCGCTGCGGGCCGGAGGGCAGCGGCCAGATCGAGGCGGAGGCGATCGCGCCCGAGAGCCCCTGGCCGCCTTTTTCGCGGGGGGCGATCGCGGCAAGTCTGGATTTCTCGGCTTTGAGCCGATTTTTGCTGGAGAGCCCTGGCACGCCGGCGATCGCCACGCTCTCCCTGGCGACTGCTTTCCCAACTAGCTGCTGCCTGATCGTGCCGATTCTCGCGCGCGGCCAGCGCTGGGGACTGCTGATCGCGGCGGAGTTTCGGGGCGATCGCCGCTGGCAGGAGACCGAAATCACTCTAACCACCCAAATTGGTAATCAACTGGGCGTAGCGATTCAGCAGGCGGAGCTGTTTGCCAAAACCCAGCAGCAGTCCATCGAGGTGCAGCTAGCCAAGGAGGCAGCCGATAGCGCCAACCGGGCGAAAAGCGAGTTTTTGGCCAATATGAGCCACGAGCTGCGGACGCCCCTCAACGCGATTTTGGGCTTTACGCAGCTGCTCCACCGCGATCGCTCTCTCTCGGCGGCTCACCGGGAATATGTCGAGGTGATTAGCCGCAGCGGCGCGAGTCTCCTCGACTTGATCAATGACATTTTGGAGATGTCTAAGATCGAGGCGGGACGAGTGTTTCTCAATGAGGATAATTTCGATCTTTATCACCTGATCGAGACGCTGGAGGCGCTGCTGAGCGTCAAGGCCCAGGCGAAGGGACTGGAGCTGCGCATCGAGCGATCGCCCCGAGTGCCGCAATATATCAAAGCCGATGAGACCAAGCTGCGCCAGGTCCTGACCAATCTCTTGGGCAATGCCATCAAGTTCACCGAGCGCGGCAAGGTCGTCCTGCGCCTGCGGACCGAAAATGCTCCTGCCCAGGCGGGAGAGGTGCTGGGGACGGGGCTGCTGCTGTGCTTTGAGGTCCAGGATACGGGACCCGGAATTGCGCTCCACGAGCAAGAGCATCTCTTTGACGTGTTCAATCAAACGGCTCTGGGCATCAAGTCGGGAGAAGGGACGGGGCTGGGGCTGCCGATTAGCCAGCGGTTTGTGCAGCTGATGGGCGGCAAGATCTCTCTCGAAAGTGAGATCGGCCAGGGGGCTTTGTTCTCTTTTGTCATACCGGTGCTGTTGGCGGATGAGTCTTTGGTGGTGCCGCTGCGATCGCCCCAGCGGCGCGTGCTGGCTCTGGCCCCCGATCAGCCGCCGACTCGCATTTTGGTGGTCGAGGATCACCCAAAAAGTCGTCTGCTGCTGACGCGGATGCTGACGGCGGTGGGCTTCGAGGTCCACGAGGCAGAAAATGGTCAAGAGGCGATCGCGGCCTGGCAGGCGTGGCATCCCCACCTGATCTTGATGGATATGCGCATGCCGGTGATGAATGGCTACGAAGCGACGGCCCGGATCAAGGCGAGTCCCGGCGGCGATCGAGTGCCCATTGTGGCCCTGACGGCAAATGCCTTTGAGGAGGAGCATCAGCAGGCCCGAGACAGCGGCTGCAATGACTTTATTCGCAAGCCTTTTTCGGAGGAGGAGCTCTTTGATAAGCTGCGGGCCAGCCTGAATCTCCAGTATGTCTATGAAGATGATGTCCAGTCACCCGAAGAAGAGGCGATCGCGGATACGGCCCTGCTGATCTCTCAGCTCCGCACGATGCCCGAAACCTGGTGTCAGCAAATCTATTACGCCGCTCGTCAGGGGAGTGATCTGCTGATCCTCAAGCTGATCGAGGAGATGCCTGACTCCCTAGAAACCCTAGAAAAAGCCCTCTCAACCTGGGTCAATGATTTTCGCTTCGATCAGATCGCCGATCTGATCCACTCTGCTTTCCCCGAAGCCAATGGCTAACTGAACGTGGTTGGTCTTCTCAGACGACTTATCTTCTGCTCGATGATGCTTGCCCGTTGAAGCCTGATCATATTTCTACTTGGTGAGATGCGATCGCCTGCCTGAATGCAGATCCTTGCTCAAATGTCTTTCCCAGCTTCAGATCCGGAACCTTGTCGATGAGTCAGAATTGAGATTAAGTGGGAACACAAAAGGTGATTGACCTGCTTGATTGGGTTTGTACCGTCAGCGTTCGTACCATGGAAATCATCCACCAAATGCCAGATACCGTTGAGCATAAGGGAGGTTGAGCACGTAATGACACAGGCACTTGAGCAACGCATCTATACCTGTGAAGAATATCTGGAATTTGAAATGGCTTCGGAGGAACGCCATGAATATGTGAATGGAGAAATTCGACTCATGACGGGAGGCACACCTGACCATAATGAACTAGCCATTAATCTTGCAACCCTGCTCAAGTCTGCTTTGCGAGGCAAACCCTACCGTATTTTTGGAGCCGATCAACGCCTGTGGATTCCCGATCGCAAGCTTTACACCTATCCTGATTTGATGGTTGTCGAAAAACCCTTACAGCTTCAAACGGGGCGTACTGACACTGTGATCAATCCCTGTTTCATTGCTGAAGTGCTATCCAAATCAACCCAAGATTACGACCACGGCGAAAAGTTTTCTGCTTACCGCACCATTGAAAGCTTCCGCGAGTATCTCCTCATTGATCAGTACAGTATTCACGTAGAACACTACGTCAAAACATCTGCTAATCAATGGCTCCTATCAGAATATGGTGATCCAAATGTTACGTTATCCCTGAGTGCGTTTGAAGCTCAACTTGAAATCATTAGCCTTTATGAAAACATTGAGGTTGATGCTTAAAAACAGCAAGAGCGATTCTCTGTGAGACGCTAAAGCCGAATGCGGCATCACTCGATTATTGCTTTATGCGCTATCTCGTGACGACCAAGGCCGATCGTCTGCCTGGTGATCATCAAATCATCATGGTGGATGGCACTGTGCCTGGCTGGTCAGCGAGACCGGGAGACCTGCACTGGGATCATCATCGTTCTGGGGGAGCTGATGTGCAGATAGATGAGATCCCCATGCCGGAGCAGCAAACCCTGCTGGCAGAACGGGCTACTGGGCAGCCACCTTGCTTTGTGACGACGATGGTGGATGCGGATGCTTGCTGTGCGGCGGCTTGGGTGCAGTTGCCTCGGGAAGTGCTGACCCCTGAGACGATCGCGAAACTGCGGGCGATCGCGTGGGACTGCGATCATCTAGTAGTTCCCGACGAGTTGCAGCAGT
This genomic stretch from Geitlerinema sp. PCC 7407 harbors:
- a CDS encoding fatty acid desaturase gives rise to the protein MSVQLSSSASTGEQSLVLSWSNVAFFSAFHILALLAPWFFSWSALGVMLFLHWLFGSIGICLGYHRLLSHRSLRVPKPLEYTFGLLGALALQGGPIFWVAGHRLHHAFTEDVHKDPYSARRGFWWSHILWILYPRPEFFDVNTYRKNAPDLARDPFYTWLDRYFLLLQIPLAGLLYLLGGWPFIVYGVFVRVVLLWHTTWLINSVTHLFGDRTFETEDGSRNLWWAALLTFGEGWHNNHHAYPRVAKAGWKWWQIDITWWVIQVLITLGLAKKVIMPPLEADTTR
- a CDS encoding lipopolysaccharide assembly protein LapB, producing the protein MRSIPGAVAESSPPASSSTAKCDAEAGQTLELLARDLVYRSQGYAAAGQFDLAARSLEQALLMVPAIGDPFAKTEMVANIAGESGGQPSTMEQMILHASKSQQKEISLALLPKIAAATQALEGEYGVINTKRAILIRLARYYTTLGQTEQARSLLDEAEQLLGRLQGDGFGLIAAPLAEGYAAAGEKSAAIAVLDRAVRQTEAMKTQDQGYLADIYRAIAIGYGKAGAEQPAQRAAERIQVPVVKAKTLAAIARHLAQAGSPAAAETMLTQAQDILSTLPEGSRSDAMAEVALAYAESGQWESARERVGKISSAEVKIRTLAELASISHRANRPEPATTLMADLAAIARTISPFDNGDSLLREISSQYVANQQYELALALSQSLDENLRHDLLLKLVEEASAAGKFAIAQQAAEVIPPGWENQTRYISLRSLAAGYAQAGQYDQAIQLLTQIKDNSNYPSQSLGRVAIAQAYREEGQVDRAADQLTQALKALETLENSPAKLEAMGAIAVTFAQMQQSSQAADAQARALAVAKALNPQGSTSYSVEQLLSQSLKAQEYPLAFRLVEALGDSEERDRPLQMILQQMLDAGELSAVSKAAEKLYNPHQKVAFWLKVADHYRGTGQPEPAAEILAQALAIAQNLTGPDENSFAAAAQIDPSIPVNDEFDRGSLLEAIALRYAEMGRHEAARQAAQSLRSPLDQERLIQRLACYQG
- a CDS encoding MHYT domain-containing protein, whose protein sequence is MVGTYHLELVLLSLAIAVIASYSALDLGGRVRSARSWLRALWLVGGAIAMGSGIWSMHFVAMLAFQLPVAVQYDVTLTLGSLGVAVLASGFGLVLLARPRMDWLVLAGGSLSMGLAIAAMHYLGMAAMGPSVRLTYNAGLVGLSVAIAIGASGAALGLAFQLRQQTEQRLIWYKLGSALVMGVAISGMHYTGMLATCFLAQPGPLPSSSPALAPSLLAVGVGAASLFLLALTLVTSLFEQRLAAQRRREQTLVESENRFRQLIREMQVGVLVLNVAGEIVVANQAVERLLELDLTGQGGKSFQALVSPVWQLLHEDETPFLPEEWPMARAIATGEPVRDVVMGLAPIQGGDRRWLLVHTDPHRDAGGALERLVCTLSDITAEKQAQVALRRSEERFALALEGVNDGIWDWNLSTGEVYYSPRWQQMLGYDTVDLNPSFESFMQLLHPEDRAVILAQIEAYFARQIPIYEVEFRAAHCDGSYRWILARGAALWNDQGVPYRMVGSHTNITDRKLAEVTLCQLIEKERTVARIVQRMSQSLEPAVIFRSMTEELRSALQCDRVLVGRCGPEGSGQIEAEAIAPESPWPPFSRGAIAASLDFSALSRFLLESPGTPAIATLSLATAFPTSCCLIVPILARGQRWGLLIAAEFRGDRRWQETEITLTTQIGNQLGVAIQQAELFAKTQQQSIEVQLAKEAADSANRAKSEFLANMSHELRTPLNAILGFTQLLHRDRSLSAAHREYVEVISRSGASLLDLINDILEMSKIEAGRVFLNEDNFDLYHLIETLEALLSVKAQAKGLELRIERSPRVPQYIKADETKLRQVLTNLLGNAIKFTERGKVVLRLRTENAPAQAGEVLGTGLLLCFEVQDTGPGIALHEQEHLFDVFNQTALGIKSGEGTGLGLPISQRFVQLMGGKISLESEIGQGALFSFVIPVLLADESLVVPLRSPQRRVLALAPDQPPTRILVVEDHPKSRLLLTRMLTAVGFEVHEAENGQEAIAAWQAWHPHLILMDMRMPVMNGYEATARIKASPGGDRVPIVALTANAFEEEHQQARDSGCNDFIRKPFSEEELFDKLRASLNLQYVYEDDVQSPEEEAIADTALLISQLRTMPETWCQQIYYAARQGSDLLILKLIEEMPDSLETLEKALSTWVNDFRFDQIADLIHSAFPEANG
- a CDS encoding Uma2 family endonuclease, which codes for MTQALEQRIYTCEEYLEFEMASEERHEYVNGEIRLMTGGTPDHNELAINLATLLKSALRGKPYRIFGADQRLWIPDRKLYTYPDLMVVEKPLQLQTGRTDTVINPCFIAEVLSKSTQDYDHGEKFSAYRTIESFREYLLIDQYSIHVEHYVKTSANQWLLSEYGDPNVTLSLSAFEAQLEIISLYENIEVDA